Proteins from a genomic interval of Ignavibacteria bacterium:
- a CDS encoding sodium-translocating pyrophosphatase produces MKKILGLLFFLLIPAASFASEADLVIPELTADQNQLLYYGIVICILGLLFGLYQFFQVKKLPAHKSMLDVAQIIFETCKTYLIQQGKFLIILFVFIGICIGFYFGYLSGQSVGGVALILMWTVIGILGSYGVAWFGIRMNTLANSRMAFASLQKNPIKLLNIPLNAGMSIGVLLICVELIMMIIIFLFVPREFAGASFIGFAIGESLGASALRIAGGIFTKIADIGSDLMKVVFKIKEDDPRNPGVIADCTGDNAGDSVGPTADGFETYGVTGVALISFIVLAVAGVELQATLLVWIFVMRILMILTSIGAYYINKVISNARFSGKETIDFEKPLTSLVWITSILSIIVTFIASYLLIGDQPNDLWITLSVIISCGTLGAALIPEFTKIFTSPKSKHVNEVVTASKEGGASLTILSGLVAGNFSAFWQGMVFFVLMFVAYVASNGINIAGSEIMIYPAIFSFGLVAFGMLGMGPVTIAVDSYGPVTDNAQSIYELSLIEENKEENERQIQNEFGFKPDWERAKLYLEENDGAGNTFKATAKPVLIGTAVVGATTMIFSLILVLQNVLGVQPESILNLLNPYSILGFLCGGAVIYWFTGASTQAVTTGAYSAVEYIKRNINLDENASLSASTEKSKQVVQICTEYAQKGMYNIFIAVFSFALAFAFMSSPGFDAAAPAFFVSYLLSIAFFGLFQAIFMANAGGAWDNAKKVVEVDLREKGTPLHDATVIGDTVGDPFKDTSSVALNPIIKFTTLFGLLAMEIAIVPDFQAAAPYVGVVFLLVALYFVWRSFFKMRIVKAV; encoded by the coding sequence ATGAAAAAAATACTCGGACTGCTTTTTTTCTTGTTGATTCCGGCAGCTTCATTCGCCAGCGAAGCTGACCTTGTAATTCCGGAATTAACTGCTGACCAGAACCAGTTATTGTATTACGGTATCGTAATATGTATTCTTGGTTTACTTTTTGGTCTCTACCAATTTTTTCAGGTTAAAAAACTTCCTGCGCACAAATCAATGCTTGACGTTGCGCAGATAATTTTTGAAACCTGTAAAACCTATCTTATTCAGCAGGGTAAATTCCTTATAATCCTGTTTGTTTTCATCGGAATATGTATCGGATTTTATTTCGGTTACCTTTCAGGACAATCTGTAGGCGGTGTTGCATTAATCCTGATGTGGACGGTTATCGGTATTCTCGGTTCTTACGGAGTTGCCTGGTTTGGAATCAGAATGAACACTCTTGCAAACAGCCGTATGGCATTTGCATCGCTTCAAAAAAATCCTATTAAGCTTCTGAACATTCCGCTTAATGCAGGTATGAGCATCGGAGTTCTTTTGATTTGCGTTGAGCTTATCATGATGATTATAATCTTCTTGTTTGTTCCTCGTGAGTTTGCAGGAGCAAGCTTCATAGGTTTTGCAATCGGTGAGTCTCTTGGCGCATCAGCGCTCAGAATTGCGGGCGGTATCTTCACAAAGATTGCAGATATCGGTTCTGACCTTATGAAAGTTGTTTTCAAGATTAAAGAAGATGACCCGAGAAACCCTGGTGTTATCGCTGACTGTACAGGTGATAATGCAGGTGACAGCGTTGGTCCGACTGCAGACGGTTTTGAAACTTACGGTGTAACGGGTGTTGCTCTTATTAGCTTTATAGTGCTTGCGGTTGCAGGAGTTGAACTTCAGGCAACGTTGCTTGTGTGGATTTTTGTTATGCGTATCCTCATGATTTTAACTTCCATCGGTGCTTATTACATAAATAAAGTTATTTCAAATGCAAGATTTTCAGGTAAAGAAACTATTGATTTTGAAAAGCCGTTGACTTCACTTGTATGGATTACGTCTATCCTTTCAATAATAGTTACATTCATCGCAAGTTATTTATTAATCGGCGACCAGCCAAATGATTTGTGGATAACGTTATCGGTAATTATAAGCTGCGGAACATTAGGCGCGGCGCTTATTCCCGAATTTACAAAAATATTTACATCACCTAAATCAAAGCACGTTAATGAAGTTGTTACAGCATCAAAAGAAGGCGGCGCTTCATTGACCATTCTTTCAGGTCTTGTTGCAGGTAATTTCAGTGCTTTCTGGCAGGGAATGGTGTTTTTTGTTCTGATGTTCGTTGCTTATGTAGCTTCAAACGGAATTAATATTGCGGGAAGTGAAATTATGATTTATCCTGCAATCTTCTCATTCGGTCTTGTTGCATTTGGTATGCTTGGAATGGGACCTGTAACGATTGCTGTCGATAGCTATGGTCCTGTAACTGATAATGCTCAGTCAATTTATGAGCTTTCACTTATAGAAGAAAACAAAGAAGAGAACGAAAGACAAATTCAGAATGAGTTTGGTTTCAAACCTGACTGGGAAAGGGCTAAGCTTTATCTCGAAGAAAACGATGGCGCAGGGAATACATTCAAGGCAACTGCAAAACCGGTGCTTATCGGAACTGCGGTTGTAGGCGCTACAACAATGATATTTTCATTGATTCTTGTTCTTCAAAATGTCCTTGGCGTTCAGCCGGAATCTATATTAAACTTACTTAATCCATATTCCATTTTAGGATTCCTTTGCGGAGGCGCAGTGATTTATTGGTTCACAGGTGCTTCTACACAGGCAGTAACTACAGGCGCATACAGCGCAGTTGAGTATATCAAGAGGAATATTAACCTCGATGAGAATGCTTCATTGAGCGCTTCAACCGAGAAATCAAAACAGGTTGTTCAGATTTGTACAGAGTATGCGCAAAAAGGTATGTATAATATTTTCATAGCAGTTTTCTCTTTTGCTCTTGCATTCGCTTTCATGTCTTCTCCTGGATTTGATGCTGCTGCTCCTGCATTCTTCGTAAGCTACTTATTGTCTATTGCATTCTTCGGTTTGTTTCAGGCAATCTTTATGGCAAACGCAGGCGGTGCATGGGATAATGCAAAGAAAGTTGTTGAAGTTGACTTGAGAGAAAAAGGAACTCCATTACACGATGCTACCGTTATCGGTGATACAGTCGGTGACCCGTTCAAAGATACTTCATCTGTTGCGTTGAACCCGATTATTAAGTTCACGACATTGTTCGGACTTCTTGCGATGGAAATTGCAATTGTTCCTGACTTCCAGGCGGCGGCTCCTTATGTTGGAGTGGTATTCTTGCTTGTAGCTCTATACTTTGTATGGAGGTCATTCTTTAAAATGAGAATTGTAAAGGCAGTGTAA